A genomic region of Rhizobium sp. NXC24 contains the following coding sequences:
- a CDS encoding EamA family transporter, which translates to MSADVIALVLFGALLHATWNAIIKAGTEKSLDAAMVAAGGAVTALPFLPFLPLPASAAWPFIGASAILQFAYFQLVAAAYRAGDIGLVYPLMRGVAPLIIVATSGFILRETLSSGALLGTMTICAGILTLAFEARKGGRQAIVLALSNAVVIATYTYVDGIGARLSGNSISYTLWMSLLPPVLLFAWAISQRGFSVVAAHVRYNWWRGLIGGGGSLTSYGLALWAMTKAPVAMVAALRETSILFALVISVVILKERSSIWRYVAGAIIAGGVLVLRLA; encoded by the coding sequence GTGTCCGCTGACGTTATCGCTCTCGTCCTCTTCGGCGCCCTGCTGCACGCAACGTGGAACGCAATCATCAAGGCGGGAACGGAGAAGTCCCTGGATGCCGCGATGGTTGCAGCAGGCGGCGCGGTCACTGCCCTGCCCTTTCTGCCGTTTCTGCCGTTGCCGGCTTCGGCCGCCTGGCCCTTCATCGGCGCCTCGGCGATCCTGCAATTTGCTTATTTTCAGTTGGTAGCCGCGGCCTACCGCGCCGGCGACATCGGTCTCGTCTATCCGCTGATGCGCGGGGTGGCGCCGCTGATCATCGTTGCGACCAGCGGCTTCATCCTTCGGGAGACGCTGTCCAGCGGTGCTCTGCTCGGTACGATGACGATCTGCGCCGGAATATTGACGCTTGCCTTCGAAGCCCGGAAGGGCGGCCGGCAGGCCATCGTCCTTGCTTTGTCGAACGCGGTGGTCATCGCCACCTATACCTATGTCGATGGTATCGGCGCACGCCTTTCCGGCAATTCCATATCCTATACGCTGTGGATGTCGCTCCTGCCGCCGGTGCTACTGTTTGCCTGGGCAATCTCGCAGCGCGGCTTTTCCGTTGTCGCCGCCCATGTCCGCTACAATTGGTGGCGCGGCCTGATCGGCGGCGGCGGTTCGCTGACGTCCTATGGCCTGGCATTGTGGGCGATGACCAAGGCGCCCGTCGCCATGGTGGCGGCGCTACGCGAGACATCGATCCTATTTGCACTGGTGATTTCGGTGGTCATCCTGAAGGAGCGATCGAGCATCTGGCGTTATGTCGCCGGTGCGATTATTGCAGGCGGCGTGTTGGTTCTAAGGCTGGCCTAA
- the argC gene encoding N-acetyl-gamma-glutamyl-phosphate reductase, with the protein MAPKIFIDGEHGTTGLQIRTRMADRRDVELLSIPEAERRNAAMREDMLNNADIAILCLPDDASKEAVKMVSANNNVRVIDTSTAHRVNPGWAYGFAEMDKDQGDKIKAARFVANPGCYPTGAIGLIRPLRAAGILPDGYPVTINAVSGYTGGGKQMIAQMENADHPDAITAPHFLYGLPLTHKHVPEMTTHGLLDRAPIFSPSVGKFPQGMIVQVPLHLDDLAEGATLESIHAALAAHYAGQDIVQVISLAESRALPRVNAIELAGQDTMKLFVFGTPGTTQVNLVALLDNLGKGASGAAVQNMDLMLSA; encoded by the coding sequence ATGGCACCGAAAATCTTCATCGACGGCGAACACGGAACCACGGGCTTGCAGATCCGCACGCGCATGGCCGACCGCCGCGATGTCGAGCTTCTGTCTATTCCGGAAGCCGAGCGGCGCAATGCCGCGATGCGCGAAGACATGCTGAACAACGCCGATATCGCCATTCTCTGCCTGCCCGACGATGCGTCGAAGGAAGCGGTGAAGATGGTTTCGGCCAACAACAATGTCCGCGTCATCGACACCTCCACCGCCCATCGCGTCAATCCCGGCTGGGCCTATGGTTTTGCCGAAATGGACAAGGATCAGGGCGACAAGATCAAGGCCGCCCGTTTCGTCGCCAACCCCGGCTGCTATCCGACCGGCGCCATCGGCCTCATCCGGCCGCTGCGTGCTGCCGGCATCCTGCCCGACGGCTATCCCGTCACCATCAATGCCGTTTCCGGCTATACCGGCGGCGGCAAGCAGATGATCGCGCAGATGGAAAATGCCGATCATCCCGATGCGATCACCGCACCGCACTTCCTCTATGGCCTGCCGCTGACCCACAAGCATGTGCCGGAGATGACGACGCATGGCCTGCTTGACCGCGCGCCGATCTTCTCGCCGTCGGTCGGCAAGTTCCCGCAGGGCATGATCGTGCAGGTGCCGTTGCATCTCGACGATCTCGCTGAAGGCGCGACGCTGGAAAGCATCCATGCTGCGCTGGCCGCCCATTATGCCGGTCAGGATATCGTGCAGGTCATCTCGCTGGCGGAGAGCCGCGCGTTGCCGCGCGTCAACGCCATCGAACTGGCCGGCCAGGATACGATGAAGCTGTTCGTATTCGGCACGCCAGGCACCACACAGGTCAACCTCGTCGCCCTGCTCGACAACCTCGGCAAGGGTGCTTCGGGAGCTGCGGTCCAGAACATGGACCTGATGCTGAGCGCCTGA
- a CDS encoding CoA-binding protein has protein sequence MNHDRYEDSYIADILLSVRTIALVGASPNPARPSNGVMAYLMARGYRVIPVNPGQAGKEILGQWVFGHLADIPEPVDMVDVFRAPEYLRSVVEETIMIEPRPPVIWGQLGVRDDAAAARAEAAGVKVVMDRCPAIEYPRLVA, from the coding sequence ATGAACCATGACCGCTACGAGGATTCTTATATCGCCGATATCCTTTTATCCGTACGGACCATTGCGCTTGTTGGCGCATCGCCCAATCCCGCGCGGCCTAGCAACGGCGTCATGGCCTACCTGATGGCGCGAGGCTATCGCGTCATTCCCGTCAATCCCGGGCAGGCCGGCAAGGAGATCCTCGGACAATGGGTCTTTGGTCATCTGGCCGATATTCCCGAGCCGGTCGACATGGTTGATGTCTTCCGTGCACCGGAATATCTGCGCTCGGTGGTCGAGGAGACGATCATGATCGAGCCGAGGCCGCCGGTCATTTGGGGCCAGCTCGGCGTCAGAGACGACGCCGCCGCTGCGAGAGCGGAAGCGGCCGGCGTCAAGGTCGTCATGGATCGCTGCCCGGCCATCGAATATCCGCGCCTGGTCGCCTGA
- the pstS gene encoding phosphate ABC transporter substrate-binding protein PstS has translation MSVSASAADITGAGSSFIAPVMSKWAEGYKAATNNVVNYQSVGSGAGIKQLLDKTIVFGASDKPMSDADLEKNGIAQFPMISGGIVVSYNVEGVKPGELVLDGKTLADIFLGKVAKWDDAAIKALNPDVKLPSTAISVVYRADSSGTTFNFTDFLSKVSPEWKEKVGSNTAVEWPVGFGAKGSEGVSTTVNQTAGSISYVEYSYVVANHIGFAKMKNAAGKVVEPSLDTFKAAASNADWAHAKNFNLIITNQPGEKSWPIAASTWVMLYKKPADAAKNEEALKFFKWSYQNGQKDATALSYLAVPDNVVEIVEKSWQKDFGTK, from the coding sequence ATGTCCGTGTCGGCCTCGGCTGCCGACATCACGGGCGCCGGCTCGAGCTTTATCGCGCCGGTTATGTCCAAGTGGGCTGAAGGCTATAAGGCTGCGACGAACAACGTCGTCAACTACCAGTCGGTCGGTTCGGGCGCCGGCATCAAGCAGCTCCTCGACAAGACGATCGTATTCGGCGCTTCGGATAAGCCGATGAGCGACGCTGACCTCGAGAAGAACGGCATTGCCCAGTTCCCGATGATCTCCGGCGGTATCGTCGTTTCCTATAACGTTGAAGGCGTAAAGCCGGGCGAACTCGTTCTCGACGGCAAGACGCTGGCCGACATCTTCCTCGGCAAGGTCGCCAAGTGGGACGATGCAGCCATCAAGGCCCTGAACCCCGACGTGAAGCTGCCTTCCACCGCGATCTCCGTCGTTTATCGCGCCGACAGCTCGGGCACGACCTTCAACTTCACCGATTTCCTGTCGAAGGTTTCGCCGGAGTGGAAAGAAAAGGTTGGTTCGAACACGGCAGTTGAATGGCCGGTCGGCTTTGGCGCCAAGGGTTCCGAAGGCGTTTCCACCACTGTCAACCAGACGGCTGGTTCGATCTCTTACGTTGAATATTCTTACGTCGTCGCCAACCATATCGGTTTCGCGAAGATGAAGAATGCTGCCGGCAAGGTTGTCGAGCCTAGCCTCGATACATTCAAGGCTGCTGCTTCCAACGCCGATTGGGCTCATGCCAAGAACTTCAACCTGATCATCACCAATCAGCCGGGCGAAAAGAGCTGGCCGATTGCCGCTTCGACCTGGGTTATGCTCTACAAGAAGCCGGCCGATGCCGCTAAGAACGAAGAGGCCCTGAAGTTCTTCAAGTGGTCCTATCAGAACGGTCAGAAGGACGCGACCGCCCTGTCTTATCTGGCAGTCCCGGACAATGTCGTCGAGATTGTCGAGAAGTCCTGGCAGAAGGACTTCGGCACGAAGTAA
- the speB gene encoding agmatinase, whose protein sequence is MPSTSIDHAFSATSLTSAASDPTFAGALSFMRRRFTKSLEGVDAVVWGIPFDAATSNRPGTRFGPQAIRRASAIFDNDPQYPFHRDLFAEMAVIDYGDCLLDYGNHQETPAAIERQANTILDSGAFLLTLGGDHFVTWPLLKAHAAKHGPLALVQFDAHQDTWFDDGKRIDHGSFVARAARDGLIDADRSIQIGIRTHAPEDYGIRVLYGHEAEDMSAADIASAIISHTKGAPVYLTFDIDCLDPAYAPGTGTPVAGGPSSAKILSVLQRLRQLDIRGADVVEVSPAYDHADITAIAGATVAMYMLGLHAERRAISR, encoded by the coding sequence ATGCCGAGCACGTCGATCGATCACGCCTTTTCAGCCACCAGCCTGACGTCGGCGGCCAGCGATCCGACTTTTGCGGGCGCGCTCTCCTTCATGCGCCGGCGATTCACCAAGTCGCTTGAGGGCGTCGACGCCGTCGTCTGGGGCATTCCCTTCGATGCGGCCACATCCAACCGCCCCGGAACGCGTTTCGGGCCGCAGGCGATCCGTCGCGCGTCGGCAATCTTCGACAATGATCCGCAATATCCTTTCCATCGCGACCTCTTCGCCGAAATGGCCGTCATCGATTACGGCGATTGCCTGCTCGACTACGGCAACCACCAGGAGACGCCGGCGGCGATCGAGCGGCAGGCCAACACGATCCTCGATAGCGGCGCATTTTTGCTGACGCTCGGCGGCGACCATTTCGTCACCTGGCCTTTGCTGAAGGCGCACGCAGCCAAACATGGCCCCTTGGCGCTGGTGCAGTTCGATGCGCATCAGGACACGTGGTTCGACGACGGCAAGCGCATCGACCACGGCTCCTTCGTCGCACGCGCTGCCCGTGACGGCTTGATCGATGCCGACCGGTCCATCCAGATCGGCATCCGCACGCATGCGCCGGAGGATTATGGCATTCGGGTTCTCTACGGCCATGAAGCCGAGGATATGAGCGCTGCCGATATCGCGTCGGCGATCATCTCCCATACCAAAGGCGCGCCCGTCTACCTGACCTTCGATATAGACTGCCTCGATCCGGCCTATGCGCCCGGCACAGGCACACCGGTCGCTGGTGGTCCGTCGAGTGCGAAAATCCTCTCGGTACTGCAGCGCCTGCGTCAGCTCGACATCAGGGGCGCCGATGTCGTCGAAGTCTCCCCTGCCTATGACCATGCCGACATCACTGCCATTGCCGGAGCAACGGTGGCGATGTATATGCTCGGTCTCCACGCCGAAAGGCGTGCGATCAGCCGCTGA
- a CDS encoding tlde1 domain-containing protein, translating into MAFATETFGNFNSRSGYALRRKKSRGISPGTAITGVAVVVFAWVAATLMTTQSMVLSLPGADISSETSLTPRASAFIVPQGNIPHAARLASQTVPMGGRIRVGGMSADEKREAIAHSKAILARALIKQQLASALSQQASDLARAQTASAVAKNDAPTSPETVVHLRDAEVALGKPAIQAVGPNTAALDHPGKDGLPVAAPASDAPPTEMASAAGTIDRAVAESLATTASSDLASQPFNIIPMPRPDLVPATDGASSDAGTIDLAEAEDMSAVEDLPSVVPLPRPAHVVARATASDAADEADTSPTQELAYAKPEEEVKRSRPFLNPFAALTPRGGTAIYDISAGTVYLPSGERLEAHSGLGHMRDNPRYVDRKNTGPTPPETYNLTYRESLFHGVQALRLTPANGARVYGRVGLLAHTYMLRSGRGESNGCVVFKDYSRFLAAFKRGEIKRIQVVARLSSAPSNIASR; encoded by the coding sequence ATGGCGTTTGCGACCGAGACGTTCGGTAACTTCAATTCCCGTTCCGGGTATGCTCTGCGCCGGAAAAAATCCCGAGGGATCAGTCCGGGTACGGCCATCACCGGCGTCGCGGTGGTGGTGTTCGCATGGGTGGCCGCCACTTTGATGACCACGCAATCGATGGTTCTGTCTCTGCCCGGTGCCGATATTTCGTCGGAGACTTCGCTGACGCCGAGAGCATCCGCCTTCATCGTGCCACAGGGGAACATCCCACATGCGGCGCGCCTTGCCAGTCAGACCGTGCCCATGGGCGGAAGAATACGGGTAGGAGGTATGTCCGCCGACGAGAAGCGAGAAGCCATTGCACACTCCAAAGCGATCCTGGCGCGCGCACTGATCAAGCAGCAATTGGCGAGCGCGCTATCGCAGCAGGCCTCAGATCTCGCACGGGCTCAAACCGCGTCGGCCGTTGCCAAGAACGACGCACCGACCTCGCCGGAAACGGTCGTGCATCTGCGCGATGCCGAGGTTGCGCTGGGCAAACCCGCAATCCAGGCCGTAGGGCCAAATACGGCTGCTCTGGATCATCCGGGCAAGGACGGTCTGCCGGTCGCAGCGCCCGCAAGCGATGCACCGCCCACCGAGATGGCGTCGGCCGCCGGAACGATCGACCGCGCGGTTGCGGAGAGCCTCGCGACGACGGCTTCCAGCGATCTTGCATCGCAGCCTTTCAACATCATCCCGATGCCACGTCCGGACCTGGTGCCCGCCACAGATGGCGCATCATCGGACGCCGGAACCATCGATCTTGCGGAAGCGGAAGACATGTCGGCTGTCGAGGACTTACCTTCCGTCGTGCCGCTGCCGCGCCCGGCCCATGTTGTTGCAAGGGCCACCGCCTCGGACGCTGCCGACGAAGCTGACACGTCGCCGACGCAAGAGTTGGCCTATGCCAAGCCGGAAGAAGAGGTGAAGCGGTCGCGGCCGTTCCTCAACCCGTTCGCCGCCCTTACCCCGCGGGGCGGCACCGCCATCTACGATATTTCGGCCGGAACCGTCTACCTGCCGAGCGGCGAACGCCTCGAAGCGCATTCCGGCCTCGGCCACATGCGCGACAATCCTCGCTATGTCGACCGCAAAAACACCGGCCCGACGCCGCCTGAAACTTATAACCTGACCTATAGGGAAAGCCTGTTCCACGGCGTGCAGGCGCTGCGCCTGACGCCCGCAAACGGCGCCCGCGTCTATGGCCGCGTCGGCTTGCTGGCTCACACGTACATGCTCAGAAGCGGCCGTGGCGAATCGAATGGCTGCGTGGTCTTCAAGGATTACAGCCGCTTCCTGGCTGCCTTCAAGCGCGGCGAAATCAAGCGTATACAAGTGGTGGCGCGTCTGTCGTCGGCACCCAGCAATATTGCATCGCGCTGA
- a CDS encoding O-acetylhomoserine aminocarboxypropyltransferase — MPTNNPGFDTLAIHAGAQPDPTTGARATPIYQTTSFVFQDADHAAALFGLQQFGNIYTRIMNPTQAVLEERVAALEGGTAGLAVASGHAAQMLVFHTIMQPGDNFVAARQLYGGSINQFGHSFQNFDWHVRWADSADPATFETQIDSRTRGIFIESLANPGGTFVDIEAIAAVARRHGLPLIVDNTMASPYLIRPLEHGADIVIHSLTKFMGGHGNSMGGMIIDGGTFDWSASDNYPMLSTPRPEYNGIVLHATFGNFAFAIACRVLGLRDLGPAISPFNAFLILTGIETLPLRMQRHSDNAIAVARWLKGQDKVAWVNYAGLEDDPNHPLQQRYSPKGAGSVFTFGLKGGYEAGKGFVEGLELFSHLANIGDTRSLVIHPASTTHKQLTDEQKIAAGAGPDVVRLSIGIEDVKDIIADLEQALAKA, encoded by the coding sequence ATGCCGACCAACAATCCAGGTTTCGACACGCTGGCGATTCATGCGGGCGCGCAGCCGGACCCGACGACGGGCGCCCGCGCGACACCGATCTATCAGACGACCTCCTTCGTCTTTCAGGATGCGGACCACGCCGCCGCACTCTTCGGGCTGCAGCAGTTCGGCAATATTTACACGCGTATCATGAACCCGACCCAGGCCGTACTCGAGGAACGGGTGGCAGCCCTCGAAGGCGGCACGGCCGGCCTCGCCGTCGCCTCTGGTCATGCTGCTCAGATGCTCGTCTTTCACACCATCATGCAGCCGGGCGACAATTTCGTCGCCGCCAGGCAGCTCTACGGTGGCTCGATCAATCAGTTCGGCCACTCCTTCCAGAATTTCGATTGGCATGTGCGCTGGGCCGACTCCGCCGATCCGGCCACGTTCGAGACACAGATCGACAGCCGCACCCGCGGCATCTTCATTGAAAGCCTCGCCAATCCCGGCGGTACCTTCGTCGACATCGAGGCGATCGCCGCCGTTGCCCGCCGGCACGGCCTGCCGCTGATCGTCGACAATACAATGGCCAGCCCCTATCTCATCCGGCCGTTGGAGCATGGCGCCGACATCGTCATCCATTCGTTGACCAAATTCATGGGCGGCCACGGCAATTCCATGGGCGGCATGATCATCGATGGCGGCACCTTCGACTGGTCCGCGTCAGACAATTATCCGATGCTGTCGACGCCGAGGCCGGAATATAACGGCATCGTGCTGCACGCCACCTTCGGCAATTTCGCTTTCGCCATCGCCTGCCGCGTCCTCGGCCTGCGCGATCTCGGCCCTGCCATCTCCCCCTTCAATGCCTTCTTGATCCTTACGGGCATCGAGACGTTGCCGCTGCGCATGCAGCGCCATTCCGACAATGCGATCGCCGTCGCCCGCTGGCTGAAAGGGCAGGACAAGGTGGCCTGGGTGAACTATGCCGGCCTTGAGGACGACCCGAACCATCCGCTGCAACAGCGCTATTCGCCCAAGGGGGCGGGTTCCGTCTTCACTTTCGGGTTGAAGGGCGGATATGAAGCGGGCAAGGGATTTGTGGAAGGCCTGGAGCTCTTTTCCCATCTCGCCAATATCGGCGACACGCGCTCCCTGGTCATCCACCCTGCCTCGACGACGCACAAGCAGCTCACCGACGAGCAGAAAATCGCAGCCGGCGCCGGTCCGGATGTGGTGCGCCTGTCGATCGGCATCGAGGACGTCAAGGACATCATCGCCGACCTTGAGCAGGCGCTGGCGAAGGCATGA
- the rpsI gene encoding 30S ribosomal protein S9, whose product MADLSSLKDLGTASEAAAPVHVRKVDSLGRSYATGKRKDAVARVWVKAGSGKIIVNGKDYTAYFARPVLQMILRQPIVAAARDGQFDIVATVAGGGLSGQAGAVRHGLSKALTYFEPGLRSVLKKGGFLTRDSRVVERKKYGRAKARRSFQFSKR is encoded by the coding sequence ATGGCTGATCTCTCTTCCCTGAAGGATCTCGGCACGGCATCGGAAGCTGCTGCTCCGGTTCACGTCCGCAAGGTTGACTCGCTTGGCCGTTCCTACGCGACCGGCAAGCGCAAGGACGCCGTCGCCCGCGTTTGGGTCAAGGCCGGCTCCGGCAAGATCATCGTCAACGGCAAGGACTACACGGCTTATTTCGCCCGTCCGGTTCTGCAGATGATCCTGCGTCAGCCGATCGTCGCAGCTGCCCGTGATGGCCAGTTCGACATCGTTGCAACCGTTGCCGGCGGCGGTCTTTCCGGCCAGGCCGGTGCCGTTCGCCACGGCCTGTCCAAGGCGCTCACCTACTTCGAACCGGGCCTGCGCTCGGTCCTGAAGAAGGGCGGCTTCCTGACCCGCGACAGCCGCGTCGTCGAACGCAAGAAGTACGGCCGTGCCAAGGCACGTCGTTCGTTCCAGTTCTCCAAGCGTTAA
- the pstC gene encoding phosphate ABC transporter permease subunit PstC, which yields MADATQTAAFQAIDTTASTRKFRMQDRIFYFMTLGSATLVVLLLLAILVVLVIDALPTFQTFGLSFLFGTKWSAPVDIYGAVPAVVGTLVSSFIAMLIAVPLGIGIAIFLTELCPGSLRRPISTAIELLAGVPSIIYGIVGLFILVPLMQNYILPFLMMTIGQVPLIGLLFQPPAPGVGLLTASLVLAVMILPFITAIARDVFSTVPPMLRESAYGMGMTTWEVARHILIPYTRRGLVGGIMLGLGRALGETMAVTFVVGSVSRLQSSIISPSTTISAQIANNFGDADGLQLSSLIALGLLLFVLSFCVLAAARWMIGRGDAH from the coding sequence ATGGCTGACGCGACTCAGACGGCTGCCTTCCAGGCTATAGATACCACCGCCAGCACCAGAAAATTCCGGATGCAGGATCGGATTTTCTATTTTATGACGCTTGGCTCGGCTACTCTCGTCGTGCTTCTGCTGCTGGCAATCCTGGTGGTTCTTGTCATCGATGCCTTGCCAACCTTCCAGACCTTCGGCTTATCGTTCCTCTTTGGCACAAAGTGGAGCGCTCCCGTCGATATTTACGGTGCAGTGCCTGCCGTGGTCGGTACGCTGGTGAGTTCGTTCATCGCCATGCTGATTGCCGTTCCCCTCGGCATCGGCATTGCCATCTTCCTCACGGAACTTTGCCCCGGCAGCCTGCGACGTCCGATCAGCACGGCCATCGAGCTTTTGGCCGGTGTGCCCTCCATTATCTACGGTATCGTCGGTCTGTTCATTCTCGTGCCGCTGATGCAGAACTATATCCTGCCCTTCCTTATGATGACGATCGGCCAGGTGCCGTTGATCGGCCTGCTGTTCCAGCCGCCGGCCCCAGGCGTCGGCCTGTTGACGGCAAGCCTCGTGCTGGCTGTCATGATCCTGCCGTTCATCACCGCGATTGCCCGCGACGTGTTCAGCACCGTGCCGCCGATGTTGCGTGAATCCGCTTACGGCATGGGCATGACCACATGGGAGGTGGCCCGCCACATCCTGATCCCCTATACACGTCGCGGCCTCGTCGGCGGCATCATGCTCGGCCTCGGCCGCGCGCTCGGCGAAACCATGGCCGTCACCTTCGTTGTAGGCTCGGTGAGCCGCCTGCAATCGTCGATCATTTCGCCGTCCACCACCATTTCCGCCCAGATCGCGAACAACTTCGGCGATGCCGACGGTCTACAATTGTCGAGCCTGATCGCGCTCGGCCTGCTCCTGTTCGTCCTTTCCTTCTGCGTGCTAGCAGCGGCGAGATGGATGATCGGCCGCGGCGACGCGCATTGA
- a CDS encoding COX15/CtaA family protein, giving the protein MVVANFTSEQAVLNEVARQDRNRRAIRIWLACVLLALFALVLVGGATRLTNSGLSITEWQPIHGVIPPLNAQEWQEEFDLYKRIPQFEQLNKDMTVDEFKGIFWWEWAHRLLARAMGVIFGLPLLFFVLTGRVERKLWLPLGGIFVLGGLQGAIGWWMVSSGLEARTDVSQYRLATHLVTACLIFAACMWFMRALSPHSNDPAPTRYSAKLAGLITFMALFQIYLGALVAGLDAGLSYNTWPLMDGAVVPGGLFAQSPGWINFFENPKMVQYVHRLGAYALFTVVAINMIISLLAAAQTTHARRSVVLFVLVLIQAILGISTLLLQVPLHLALAHQAGALIVFGFAIANWRGFYGEYPHQTVIAVRN; this is encoded by the coding sequence ATGGTTGTCGCTAATTTCACGTCGGAACAGGCCGTTTTGAACGAAGTGGCCCGCCAGGACCGCAATCGCCGCGCTATCCGCATCTGGCTTGCCTGTGTGCTTTTGGCGCTCTTTGCCCTGGTGCTCGTCGGCGGAGCGACGCGTTTGACCAATTCTGGCCTGTCGATCACCGAATGGCAGCCGATCCATGGTGTCATCCCGCCGCTCAATGCGCAGGAATGGCAGGAGGAATTCGACCTCTATAAACGCATCCCGCAGTTCGAGCAGTTGAACAAGGATATGACGGTCGATGAGTTCAAAGGCATCTTCTGGTGGGAATGGGCCCATCGGCTGCTCGCCCGCGCCATGGGTGTCATCTTCGGCCTGCCGTTGCTGTTCTTCGTTCTGACCGGCCGCGTTGAGCGCAAGCTATGGCTGCCGCTCGGTGGTATTTTCGTGCTCGGCGGCCTGCAGGGGGCGATTGGCTGGTGGATGGTCTCGTCCGGCCTCGAAGCGCGCACCGACGTCAGCCAGTATCGCCTCGCCACTCATCTCGTTACCGCTTGCCTGATCTTTGCCGCCTGCATGTGGTTCATGCGCGCGCTGTCGCCGCATTCCAACGACCCGGCGCCGACGCGTTATTCGGCAAAGCTTGCCGGCCTCATCACCTTCATGGCGCTATTCCAGATCTATCTCGGCGCGCTGGTTGCCGGCCTCGACGCCGGTCTCTCCTATAATACCTGGCCGCTGATGGATGGCGCTGTGGTGCCGGGCGGGCTGTTCGCGCAATCTCCGGGCTGGATCAATTTCTTCGAAAACCCGAAGATGGTGCAATATGTCCACCGTCTCGGCGCCTATGCGCTTTTTACCGTGGTTGCCATCAACATGATCATCTCGCTGCTTGCTGCGGCGCAGACGACGCATGCCCGCCGTTCGGTCGTGCTGTTCGTTCTAGTGTTGATCCAGGCGATCCTCGGCATTTCGACGTTGCTCCTGCAGGTGCCGCTACACCTGGCATTGGCTCATCAGGCCGGCGCCCTCATCGTCTTCGGCTTTGCCATCGCCAATTGGCGCGGTTTCTATGGCGAATATCCGCATCAGACAGTCATCGCTGTGAGGAACTGA
- the rplM gene encoding 50S ribosomal protein L13 — protein MATFSQKPAEVEKKWVLIDAEGLVVGRLASLIAMRLRGKHKATFTPHVDDGDNVIVINADKVVFTGKKYEDKVYYWHTGYAGGIKERTARQIIEGRFPERVLEKAVERMVPRGPLGRRQMKNLRVYAGSNHPHEAQQPVVLDVAKLNKKNVRSA, from the coding sequence ATGGCAACCTTCTCCCAGAAGCCTGCAGAGGTGGAGAAGAAGTGGGTTCTCATCGACGCCGAAGGGCTCGTCGTTGGCCGTCTCGCTTCTCTCATCGCAATGCGTCTGCGTGGCAAGCATAAGGCTACCTTCACGCCGCACGTCGACGACGGCGACAACGTCATCGTCATCAATGCCGACAAGGTCGTCTTCACCGGCAAGAAGTACGAAGACAAGGTTTACTACTGGCACACCGGTTACGCCGGCGGCATCAAGGAGCGCACCGCTCGCCAGATCATCGAAGGCCGCTTCCCGGAGCGCGTTCTCGAGAAGGCTGTCGAACGCATGGTTCCGCGCGGCCCGCTCGGCCGTCGCCAGATGAAGAACCTGCGCGTCTACGCCGGCTCCAACCATCCCCATGAAGCCCAGCAGCCGGTCGTTCTCGACGTGGCCAAGCTGAACAAGAAGAACGTAAGGAGCGCCTGA
- a CDS encoding cupin domain-containing protein produces the protein MTTYLRLDPEGVEPETGAPADDRIVSGAPKFRTWNVEEADGGLYAGIWEATPGKWRIVYDEWEYFHILSGYSVVTAENGEAFHLRAGDRMILRPGFKGTWEVIETTRKDYVIRL, from the coding sequence ATGACAACGTATTTACGATTGGACCCCGAAGGCGTCGAGCCGGAAACCGGTGCTCCCGCCGACGATCGCATCGTTTCCGGGGCGCCAAAGTTCCGCACCTGGAATGTCGAGGAAGCTGATGGCGGCCTCTACGCGGGCATATGGGAGGCAACGCCCGGAAAATGGCGAATCGTCTATGACGAGTGGGAGTATTTCCATATCCTTTCCGGCTACTCGGTGGTAACTGCCGAAAATGGCGAGGCTTTTCACCTGCGTGCCGGCGATCGCATGATTCTGAGACCCGGCTTTAAGGGGACGTGGGAAGTCATTGAAACCACCCGAAAGGATTATGTGATCCGTCTCTGA